GATTTTCGGGGGGCGATCGAGGACTGTACTGAGGCCCTTAAACTCAACCCCAATGATGCGGATGCCTACTACAATCGGGGATTGGCTCGCCGGGATCTGGAACTGGTGGAAGAAGCCATGACAGATTTTCAGCAGTCGGCCCAGCTTTATCAGCAGCAGTTGGAAGAGGCCCGCCGTCAGGCTGCGACAGAAACAGGGATTAATTCTTCCAGCCGACAACCCCCAGCTCTCCCGGCCCAACCCCCCCTGCTGCCCCCAAGAGCCGGCACACCCGTCATGTCAATTCCCAGGGCTATTCGGGGGGGACCGGGTAAACCCAGAGGACGGGGCATTCCCGGTCGGCGAGAACCTGCTGGAACCCGTTAGCGTCGGCGCACTTTGCTCACCATCTTGCGAGACAGCCGCAGGTGGAGCTGTTCTCCCTCCGCCCACTCCTGAAAGAGTTTGTAGAAGGCTTGTCGGTCCTCTGTCTTCAAGACGGCGGTCTGGTCGGCGGTTTCGATCACGTAGGGGTAGCCGCTGCCAATGATGATCTCCCCCCGCACCCAATCTAAAATCTGCTCCAGACGATCGCGTTCATAAAGCCAGAGGGGCAATTCCAACCGGACGGGATAGCCATCGTGAG
Above is a window of Leptolyngbya sp. 'hensonii' DNA encoding:
- a CDS encoding tetratricopeptide repeat protein, with translation VRRPEVGKPQNAVFFFNRGVNKFLAEDYKGAIADYTQALKLDAKYTDAYIARGEARRLSGDVPGAIEDSTQALKLDPKALDAYINRCAARYDLRDFRGAIEDCTEALKLNPNDADAYYNRGLARRDLELVEEAMTDFQQSAQLYQQQLEEARRQAATETGINSSSRQPPALPAQPPLLPPRAGTPVMSIPRAIRGGPGKPRGRGIPGRREPAGTR